In Sneathia sanguinegens, the sequence TTAAGATTGCAAGAATTATGGAGAAAGGAACATGTTAAGGCAGGCTACAAGGAAATTAGAACACCTAGTATGTTAGACAAAGAATTATGGGAAATTTCAGGGCACTGGAAAAATTATAAGGAAAATATGTATACTTCAACTATAGATGAAAAGGTTTATGCAATTAAACCTATGAATTGCCCAGGAGGAATTTTAACTTATAAGAGTGAACTTAGATCATATAAGGATTTACCTTTGAAATTAGCTGAAATGGGGCATGTACATAGACATGAATTTTCAGGGGCATTACATGGTTTGATGAGAGTTAGATCATTTACTCAAGATGATACTCATATTTTCTGTATGAAAGAACAAATAGAAGATCAAATAAAAGAAATAATTAATTTGTATGATAAATATTATAAATTATTTGGTTTTGAATATAATATAGAATTATCTACTAAACCAGAAAAAGCAATAGGAGATGATTCTTTATGGGAAACAGCAGAAACAGCACTTAAAAAGGCTTTAAAATCTGCAAATAAAGAATATAAATTAAATCCTGGAGATGGAGCCTTTTATGGTCCTAAGATAGATTTTAAAATGAAAGATTCTTTAGGTAGAATTTGGCAAACAGGAACTATACAATTAGACTTTAATTTACCAGAAAGATTTGATGCAACATATATAGGAGCAGATGGAGAAAAACATCGTGTTGTTATGTTACATAGAGCTATGTATGGAAGCTTGGAAAGATTTATGGGTGTTTTAATAGAACATTATGCTGGAGCTTTTCCAGTTTGGCTTGCACCAGTTCAAGTTAGAATAATGTCTATTTCAGAAGAACAAGCAGAATTTTCTAAGAAATTATACGATAGATTAATAGATTTAGGTTTCAAAGCAGAGTTAGATATTAGAGCAGAAAAAATAGGATATAAAATTAGAGAAGCTAATGCAGTTCAAAAAATACCTATACAACTTGTTATAGGTAAAAAAGAATGTGAAACAAATACAGTTAATATAAGAAGACATGGAAGTACAGAAACTGAAAGTATGGCTGTTGATGCTTTCATAGAAATGTTGAAAAAGGAAGTCGAACCTAATTTATAGAAAGAGGTGACTAAGTTGTATTATGATATAAATAATAATGATATAGAAAATATAGTCTCAAAAAAAATAAAGGGTTGTTATTCATATTTAACAGGAGCATTGATTATAACATTTTTAGTTAGTTTCTTTGCCTATACAAATGAAGCATTTAATGCAGTAGCTAATAATTTATTACCAATAGCATTAATTATTCAATTTGCAGTACCCTTTATGATGGCTATGTTTATTTATAAAGCAAAACCTGGAACACTTTTAATAGGTTTATTAGTTTATTCTGCAAGTACAGGTATATTACTTAGCTATATTGCACAAATATATACTATACAAAGTGTTTTAAGTGTACTAATGAGTACAATATGTTTATTTGCAGTTTTATCAATTTATGGCTTTATAACAAGAAGTAATTTGATGAGTTATTCGGGCTTCTTATTTGTAGGTCTAGTATCTATAATTATAATGTCAGTTATTAATATATTTTTAAGAAGTTCAAGTTTAGATTTGATGCTATCTATATTAGGAGTTATAGTATTTGTAATATATGTAGCCTATGATACTCAACTTATAAAAAATAAAATAGTTATATTAGCAAGACAAGGACAATTAGACTTGTTAGATAGGGTAGAGATAGTTGGAGCATTTTCATTATACCTTGATTTTATAAACTTATTCATATACCTTATTAGATTATTCGGTAGAAGAAAAAATTAATAATATAAGAAGGTGAGATAATTAATGAAAGGATATTTTAGTTTAGTGTTGCATGCACATTTACCGTATGTTAGACACCCAGAATACAAAGAATTTTTGGAAGAAGATTGGCTATATGAAGCTATGACAGAAACATATATTCCATTTTTAATGATGTTTGATAGATTGCATAGGGATAATGTTGAATTTAATATTACTTTGACTATGTCAGGAACTTTATCTAATATGTTAAAAGATGATTTGCTTATGAGTAGATATTTAAAGCATATGGATAAAATGGTTGAATTTTGCTCTAAAGAATTAGAAAGACTAAAAGATCAACCAGAAATGTTAAAAGTTGCTGAACATAATTATAAGACATTTAAAGATGCTAGGGATTATTTCTTATTCTGTAATAAAAATTTAGTTTCAAGATTTAAATATTATCAAGATCTAGGGCATTTGGAAATAATACCAGTAACAGCGACACATGGTATGTTACCAATGATGAAAGATTATAAAGAAGCTGCAAATGCACAAGTATTGCAAGCTAAATTAGACTATATTGAAAATTTTGGAAGAGAGCCTAAGGGAATTTGGTTAGCTGAATGTGCATATTATCCTGAACAAGATAAATATTTAGCAAAGCATGGAATTAGATATTTTTTAGTTGATGCTCATGGAATAATGCATGCTGATCCTAGACCAAAATATGGTGTATATGCACCTGTTTATACTGAAAATGGTGTTGCAGCCTTTGCAAGAGATCTTGAATCATCAGAACAAGTTTGGAGTTCAGAAATAGGTTATCCAGGTGATGGACTATATAGAGAATTTCATAAGGATGCTGGTTATGAATTAGATTATGATTATATAAAACCATATTTACATAGTGACGGAGTTAGAAGAAATATAGGTATCAAATATCATGCTATTACAGATAAAAAAGGAACATATAAGGCTATATATAATCCTGAAATGGCATATAATAGGGCAAAACAACATGCTTATGACT encodes:
- the thrS gene encoding threonine--tRNA ligase produces the protein MFEIKLPDGSVRNCDKEITVLDFAKNLSISLAKKTVGAIFNNVQVDVTYTMKEAGELKLITIDSELGTNILRHSTTHIMAQAVKRLYPNTKLAIGPVIENGFYYDFDPEKPFTDEDLVAIEKEMNKIIKANYKFQRHEYSVKELIDKYEKEGEIYKVEILKGLDSDKASAYTQGEFFDLCRGTHLPSTSYVKAFKLMSKAGAYWRGNSDNKMLQRIYGIAFPTKEQLDAHLKMLEEAEKRDHRKLGKQLGLFFLDEHGPGFPFFLPKGMDLFLRLQELWRKEHVKAGYKEIRTPSMLDKELWEISGHWKNYKENMYTSTIDEKVYAIKPMNCPGGILTYKSELRSYKDLPLKLAEMGHVHRHEFSGALHGLMRVRSFTQDDTHIFCMKEQIEDQIKEIINLYDKYYKLFGFEYNIELSTKPEKAIGDDSLWETAETALKKALKSANKEYKLNPGDGAFYGPKIDFKMKDSLGRIWQTGTIQLDFNLPERFDATYIGADGEKHRVVMLHRAMYGSLERFMGVLIEHYAGAFPVWLAPVQVRIMSISEEQAEFSKKLYDRLIDLGFKAELDIRAEKIGYKIREANAVQKIPIQLVIGKKECETNTVNIRRHGSTETESMAVDAFIEMLKKEVEPNL
- a CDS encoding Bax inhibitor-1 family protein, which codes for MYYDINNNDIENIVSKKIKGCYSYLTGALIITFLVSFFAYTNEAFNAVANNLLPIALIIQFAVPFMMAMFIYKAKPGTLLIGLLVYSASTGILLSYIAQIYTIQSVLSVLMSTICLFAVLSIYGFITRSNLMSYSGFLFVGLVSIIIMSVINIFLRSSSLDLMLSILGVIVFVIYVAYDTQLIKNKIVILARQGQLDLLDRVEIVGAFSLYLDFINLFIYLIRLFGRRKN
- a CDS encoding glycoside hydrolase family 57 protein — protein: MKGYFSLVLHAHLPYVRHPEYKEFLEEDWLYEAMTETYIPFLMMFDRLHRDNVEFNITLTMSGTLSNMLKDDLLMSRYLKHMDKMVEFCSKELERLKDQPEMLKVAEHNYKTFKDARDYFLFCNKNLVSRFKYYQDLGHLEIIPVTATHGMLPMMKDYKEAANAQVLQAKLDYIENFGREPKGIWLAECAYYPEQDKYLAKHGIRYFLVDAHGIMHADPRPKYGVYAPVYTENGVAAFARDLESSEQVWSSEIGYPGDGLYREFHKDAGYELDYDYIKPYLHSDGVRRNIGIKYHAITDKKGTYKAIYNPEMAYNRAKQHAYDFVFNRSKQLEYLASKMQHRKPIVISPYDAELYGHWWYEGPIFLEHIFRAMAISNFKSITPSQYLDKYPMNQVVNVSMSSWGANGYYDVWVDGSNDYIYRHLHKAAEKMIEISKLEPINDVERRAMNQMARELLMAQTSCWPFIMFTGTMVGYAQKKISDHTNRLFKLYEDIKHHSVDEEWLKEIESRDNIFRNIDYRIYRG